Proteins co-encoded in one Chitinispirillum alkaliphilum genomic window:
- a CDS encoding Translation elongation factor LepA — translation MIDPKFIRNFCIIAHIDHGKSTLADRFLEITGTINKTKMQSQILDDMDLERERGITIKSHPIRMDYVSESKETFQFNLIDTPGHVDFSYEVSRSLAACEGAILVVDAAQGIEAQTLTNIFLALENDLEIIPVLNKVDLPSARPEEVKRQISDLLGIEPESIFCCSAKTGEGVKPILEEVIKTIPPPEDKRQTPLKSLIFDSKFDSFRGAIAYVRVFEGELKKGQAIKFLSTKREFEVDEIGYFRMGRVACNTLQAGEVGYVIASIKTISDINIGDTITTKHKGTDKRIKGYKEIKPMVFSGIYPVDKADYEDLRGALEKLKLNDASISYEPETSAALGFGFRAGFLGLLHMEIIQERLLREFNVNIITTVPNVEYEVHLKDGEIIGIDSPALFPSQQSVDHICEPISKVQIITPTDYVGAVMKLCDEKRGKLSNMEYLETTRVCLKYTIPLAELIIDFFDKLKSCSKGYASMDYELIGYERNNLIKLDILINGSQVDAFSSIIHKDNSYHYGQMITSKLKELIPRQQFDVAIQAVIGTRAIARTTVKAYRKDVTSKCYGGDISRKRKLLEKQKEGKKRMKQVGNIEIPQEAFLAVLSRE, via the coding sequence GTGATCGACCCAAAATTCATACGCAACTTTTGCATTATCGCCCACATTGACCATGGCAAATCCACTCTTGCTGACCGGTTCCTTGAAATCACAGGAACTATCAACAAAACTAAAATGCAGAGTCAGATCTTGGATGATATGGATCTTGAAAGGGAACGTGGGATAACCATTAAATCTCATCCCATCAGAATGGATTATGTTTCTGAAAGCAAAGAAACCTTTCAGTTCAATCTTATAGATACTCCGGGCCATGTTGATTTCTCCTATGAAGTGTCCCGCTCACTTGCAGCTTGCGAAGGTGCTATTCTGGTTGTAGATGCAGCCCAGGGTATAGAAGCCCAGACACTAACCAACATATTTCTTGCTCTTGAAAATGATCTGGAGATAATACCGGTCCTTAACAAGGTGGACCTTCCCTCTGCACGGCCCGAAGAAGTTAAGCGGCAGATATCCGATCTTCTTGGCATCGAACCGGAATCGATATTTTGCTGCAGCGCCAAAACGGGTGAAGGTGTGAAACCCATTCTTGAGGAAGTAATAAAAACGATACCTCCACCCGAAGACAAAAGGCAAACACCACTAAAATCTCTTATCTTCGATTCCAAATTTGACTCTTTCAGAGGTGCAATCGCATATGTGAGAGTTTTTGAGGGTGAGCTGAAGAAGGGTCAGGCCATCAAGTTTCTCTCCACAAAAAGAGAATTTGAAGTTGATGAGATTGGGTATTTCCGGATGGGAAGGGTGGCCTGCAACACTCTTCAGGCTGGTGAAGTCGGGTATGTGATTGCAAGTATAAAAACTATTTCTGATATCAATATAGGCGACACGATCACTACAAAACATAAGGGTACTGATAAAAGGATCAAAGGCTATAAAGAAATCAAGCCGATGGTTTTCAGCGGAATCTACCCTGTGGATAAGGCCGATTATGAAGATCTCAGGGGTGCGCTTGAAAAGCTGAAACTCAACGATGCATCAATCAGCTATGAGCCTGAGACTTCTGCTGCACTTGGGTTTGGCTTCAGGGCAGGATTTCTTGGGCTGCTTCATATGGAAATCATTCAGGAGCGGCTTCTGCGTGAATTCAATGTAAATATCATTACAACCGTCCCAAATGTAGAGTATGAAGTTCATCTCAAAGACGGAGAGATCATCGGGATAGACAGTCCTGCTCTTTTTCCGTCACAGCAGAGTGTAGATCACATTTGTGAACCAATATCCAAAGTGCAAATCATTACACCTACCGACTATGTGGGTGCGGTTATGAAACTGTGCGATGAAAAGCGAGGCAAGCTCTCCAATATGGAGTATCTTGAGACAACCCGTGTCTGTCTTAAATATACTATTCCTCTGGCAGAGTTGATCATAGACTTTTTTGACAAACTAAAAAGCTGCTCCAAAGGTTACGCCTCTATGGATTATGAGCTTATCGGTTACGAAAGAAACAATCTCATAAAGCTTGATATCCTGATCAACGGCTCGCAAGTTGACGCATTTTCATCAATAATTCACAAGGACAACTCCTATCATTACGGTCAGATGATCACGTCAAAATTAAAAGAGCTTATCCCACGTCAGCAGTTTGATGTTGCCATTCAGGCTGTTATTGGTACAAGAGCAATCGCACGCACCACTGTTAAAGCTTACCGTAAAGATGTGACTTCCAAATGTTATGGAGGGGATATCAGCCGTAAAAGAAAACTCCTTGAAAAACAAAAGGAGGGGAAGAAAAGAATGAAGCAGGTCGGTAACATCGAAATTCCCCAGGAGGCATTCCTGGCAGTTTTAAGCAGGGAGTAA
- a CDS encoding Prephenate and/or arogenate dehydrogenase — protein sequence MNFSPKTITIYSVGLLGGSIGAGLKKSGYEGKIIGLSSQKGIQSAIKLGCIDEGYGYESLSKVIKETDLLILCSPILAIMETLSQLGQCDLPEGLVITDVGSTKSEIVKMAKTTLPDHVYFIGGHPMAGSEKSGPDASDPYLFQNAIYVFTPPSGQAGEKDSAIAEFFESNLGCRHVFLPPDTHDSIAAAVSHLPHLTASALVLSVNKHEESVHGTMDLAAGGFRDITRIASAPYSMWHDILVTNKKYIGSMLDSLIENLSNFKTGLENDSLQESFEKARQIREQIPFTNKGFIRKLSEILVMAEDRPGFISSLACILAQQDINIKDIEVLKVREGEGGTIRIAFETQEVANSAISVLTDNGFTVRERT from the coding sequence ATGAATTTTTCTCCCAAAACAATTACTATTTACAGTGTCGGACTTCTGGGTGGTTCGATAGGTGCTGGTCTTAAAAAATCCGGATACGAGGGAAAAATAATCGGGCTGTCATCTCAGAAAGGGATCCAATCAGCCATTAAGTTAGGATGCATCGATGAGGGTTACGGTTATGAGTCCTTGTCCAAAGTTATAAAAGAAACTGACCTTTTGATTCTCTGCTCCCCTATCCTTGCCATAATGGAGACCCTGTCCCAACTTGGCCAATGCGATCTGCCGGAGGGGCTGGTAATAACAGATGTGGGCAGCACAAAATCTGAAATAGTAAAAATGGCAAAAACCACCTTACCCGACCATGTATATTTTATTGGCGGGCACCCAATGGCTGGATCAGAAAAAAGCGGACCAGATGCAAGTGACCCTTATCTGTTCCAAAACGCAATTTATGTTTTCACTCCCCCCTCCGGGCAAGCCGGAGAGAAAGATAGTGCTATCGCTGAGTTTTTTGAATCAAACCTTGGTTGCCGACACGTCTTTTTACCACCGGACACCCATGATTCCATAGCAGCAGCTGTCAGTCACCTGCCTCACCTCACGGCTTCAGCACTGGTTTTATCGGTCAACAAGCACGAAGAATCCGTTCACGGCACAATGGACCTGGCAGCCGGAGGATTTCGTGATATAACACGCATTGCATCGGCACCATACTCCATGTGGCACGATATCCTTGTAACAAATAAAAAGTACATCGGATCAATGCTTGACAGTTTAATTGAAAACCTAAGCAATTTCAAAACAGGGCTTGAAAACGACTCCCTTCAGGAGAGTTTTGAAAAAGCGCGGCAAATCAGGGAACAGATCCCCTTTACCAATAAAGGATTCATCAGAAAACTGAGTGAAATACTGGTAATGGCTGAAGACCGGCCTGGTTTTATATCCTCACTCGCCTGCATACTTGCTCAGCAAGATATCAACATCAAGGATATAGAAGTTCTTAAGGTACGAGAAGGCGAAGGAGGTACGATCCGCATTGCCTTTGAAACTCAGGAAGTTGCAAACAGCGCTATTTCTGTTTTAACTGATAACGGTTTTACCGTCCGTGAAAGGACTTAG
- a CDS encoding iojap-like ribosome-associated protein has translation MNKPTSLAGENLVNETISSLQQKLAEKITVIDLTKIAGPTDWFIICEADNTSHTRAIADEVVKNLKAQHTRPWHEEGTEEGRWILIDYTDVVIHIMLPELREYYNLESLWKEGVFREIPSQQE, from the coding sequence GTGAACAAACCAACTTCACTCGCAGGTGAAAATCTCGTTAATGAAACGATTTCCAGTTTACAGCAAAAACTGGCAGAAAAGATAACCGTTATTGATCTTACAAAGATCGCTGGGCCAACCGACTGGTTTATTATTTGCGAAGCTGATAATACCTCACACACAAGGGCCATAGCAGATGAAGTAGTCAAGAACCTCAAAGCCCAGCACACCCGCCCATGGCACGAAGAAGGAACAGAAGAGGGACGCTGGATTCTGATCGACTATACCGATGTCGTCATCCACATTATGTTGCCCGAACTTCGGGAATACTATAATCTGGAATCGCTCTGGAAAGAGGGGGTATTCAGGGAAATCCCTTCCCAACAAGAGTAG
- a CDS encoding UDP-N-acetylmuramate--alanine ligase has translation MSTSLNDKHFSKIHFIGILGSGMSAIAQFLNWKGYEVSGSDRQTDSSIDNPNKEKLEAMGCLIYPQNGEGIDESVQAVCVSTAIEETNPDIQKARRLQIPVYHRSDILASIVEKHQTIAVAGTSGKSTVTALIFELLHLCKKSPSLISGASLKRLEEQGYIGNAYKGDSDILVIEADESDGTVVKYKPWISVLLNISKDHKSIEEVTGLLRTLSRQSQFCIANQDDPIVNTLNPTLSFGLDSNAAFHPDTIEQHPFSSVVNCRGNDFHLSLPGMHNISNLLAALCLCFHLNCKAEELQKATKEFKGVERRFSVTKTQSGITVVDDFAHNPEKIKAAVSAAQNISDRLFVLYQPHGFGPTNFLKHDYAQMFKSALTDKDHLLLLPIYYAGGSAVMNIESNDLIKLMEPIRFKASAPVDRESALSYLHKHTKSGDCVLLMGARDPSLAAYAKKITQLVNNKESFNIV, from the coding sequence TTGTCAACATCTCTTAATGATAAACACTTCTCCAAAATCCATTTTATTGGAATTCTTGGAAGTGGCATGAGTGCTATTGCACAATTTCTTAACTGGAAAGGTTATGAAGTAAGCGGCTCCGATCGCCAGACGGACAGCAGCATAGATAATCCAAACAAAGAAAAACTTGAGGCAATGGGCTGTTTGATCTACCCCCAAAATGGCGAGGGAATAGATGAATCGGTTCAGGCTGTTTGTGTATCCACTGCTATAGAAGAAACTAATCCGGATATACAAAAAGCCCGACGATTACAAATACCAGTTTACCACCGGTCTGACATTCTTGCCTCCATAGTAGAAAAACATCAAACAATCGCAGTTGCGGGAACAAGCGGCAAGTCAACTGTTACAGCTTTGATATTTGAACTTTTACACCTGTGTAAAAAATCCCCATCCCTAATCAGCGGAGCGTCACTGAAACGCCTTGAAGAGCAGGGCTATATCGGCAACGCATACAAAGGGGATTCAGACATCCTTGTCATTGAAGCAGATGAAAGCGACGGTACAGTGGTAAAATACAAACCATGGATTAGTGTACTGCTCAACATATCCAAAGATCACAAAAGCATTGAAGAGGTCACAGGGCTGCTCCGCACACTGTCCCGACAGTCACAATTCTGCATAGCCAACCAGGATGACCCGATCGTAAACACACTCAACCCGACCCTGAGTTTCGGCCTTGACTCCAATGCTGCCTTTCATCCCGATACGATTGAGCAACATCCTTTTTCCAGTGTGGTAAATTGCAGGGGTAATGATTTTCACCTGTCTCTGCCCGGCATGCACAATATTTCTAATCTTCTTGCTGCACTTTGCCTCTGCTTTCATCTGAATTGCAAAGCTGAAGAGTTGCAAAAAGCCACAAAAGAGTTCAAGGGCGTTGAGAGGCGTTTTTCTGTAACAAAAACCCAAAGCGGTATAACCGTAGTCGATGATTTTGCTCATAACCCTGAAAAAATCAAAGCCGCAGTTTCCGCTGCACAGAATATCTCAGACAGACTTTTCGTCCTCTACCAACCCCACGGATTCGGTCCAACCAATTTTCTCAAACATGACTATGCCCAGATGTTTAAATCAGCCCTTACCGATAAAGACCACCTTTTACTTCTTCCCATTTACTATGCGGGAGGCTCGGCCGTAATGAATATAGAATCAAATGATCTTATAAAACTGATGGAACCGATCCGTTTTAAGGCAAGTGCACCCGTTGACCGGGAGTCAGCCCTTTCTTATCTGCACAAACACACTAAAAGCGGAGACTGTGTTCTCCTGATGGGCGCACGGGATCCATCACTTGCAGCCTATGCGAAAAAAATCACCCAACTGGTGAACAACAAAGAATCATTTAATATTGTATAA
- a CDS encoding Transcription accessory protein (S1 RNA-binding domain), translated as MFYFNASKNDSFNLPSKICCMIEYSKLVVEMWSIPESIAERICDAYQKGDSPYYLLEYVPQVSMELDSSTLWEIYDYLKGMEDLSAKKKRAINAFKKAGKLTTTVEKQINFSTKSYELDDLTISLRPNPRSRGQVAAKKGLDHLAAIIIDQQEEEKPVEDLASEYVGKHPSLKSVDDVIQGAKDIIAERFSFDETVRTMSRDFVYDDGFFEVVPKNKKDTSFSSYVNKLIPLKEVSKEELLRLFMAEDSKAIKLKVGVQLFRISELLRTHFVENPDSTSFDIICEAVDDMWGRLLYPIVERDIKEMLRSEAEAWAVKKVHSDLSQAYNTAEQNVSFFAYTSGKSVLVAALNSNGDLLGATSEKRTSAEKQAPSEKLNQFFQRHKPAEIVIVDGEGVEDAEKIISALNSKITNPPVVKNVKLDRKKNLPSESPWMEEKFGFLEDEARQLYALALLYTKPIVLVPELGADYYTVHPLQDVIPDERFVEIINRIVVSEKLKSGVNIKEIAGSPLSQLKPVSDDHLQLIKDSYAEGKVASKTDLQSIKGIDETVFRNIAGFIIIPSAENPLDRSTVHPEYFSLVAELSDQMNISIDTMISNPDSIKGYDAGEELLQFFIGNKLASQIANAQRFNGTGVQKIKRKQKLSELQEGAVVSGRVTNVTKFGVFVNINAVCDGLVHISQLADEYVETPEQVASVGDKVDVRILKVDVKKRRISLTMKNLGKKAPKIKPSKGQLNTLADFFKSR; from the coding sequence ATGTTCTATTTTAATGCTTCAAAAAATGATAGTTTTAACCTTCCCTCAAAAATTTGCTGCATGATAGAATATTCTAAATTAGTTGTGGAAATGTGGTCAATACCAGAAAGTATTGCGGAAAGAATCTGCGATGCTTATCAAAAAGGTGATTCACCTTACTACCTTCTCGAGTATGTACCACAGGTGTCTATGGAGCTGGACAGTTCTACTCTTTGGGAGATTTATGATTACCTGAAAGGTATGGAGGACTTGTCCGCAAAAAAGAAGAGAGCAATAAATGCTTTCAAAAAAGCAGGTAAACTTACCACCACGGTAGAAAAACAGATCAATTTCTCTACAAAATCCTACGAACTTGATGATCTGACCATTTCGCTGCGACCAAATCCCAGGAGCAGAGGTCAGGTTGCTGCGAAAAAAGGATTGGACCACCTTGCTGCCATTATTATCGATCAGCAGGAAGAGGAAAAGCCAGTTGAAGATTTGGCTTCGGAGTACGTGGGGAAACATCCTTCTCTGAAAAGTGTCGATGATGTTATACAGGGTGCCAAAGACATTATTGCCGAAAGGTTCTCTTTTGATGAGACCGTAAGAACGATGTCAAGAGACTTCGTTTATGATGATGGTTTCTTTGAGGTTGTTCCAAAAAACAAAAAGGACACCTCATTTTCATCTTACGTAAACAAGCTGATTCCTTTGAAGGAAGTATCCAAGGAAGAGTTGTTGCGATTGTTCATGGCAGAAGATTCCAAGGCAATCAAATTAAAAGTAGGAGTACAGCTTTTCAGGATTTCTGAACTGCTCAGGACCCATTTTGTTGAAAATCCAGATTCTACTTCCTTCGATATAATTTGTGAAGCTGTAGATGATATGTGGGGAAGGCTCCTCTACCCGATCGTAGAGCGGGACATTAAAGAGATGCTTAGAAGTGAGGCGGAAGCTTGGGCTGTAAAAAAGGTTCACTCCGACTTGTCCCAGGCATATAACACTGCGGAGCAAAATGTTTCCTTCTTTGCTTACACCTCAGGGAAGAGTGTGTTGGTTGCCGCCCTGAACAGTAACGGAGATTTACTTGGGGCTACTTCGGAGAAAAGAACATCTGCTGAAAAACAGGCTCCCAGTGAAAAACTGAACCAGTTTTTTCAGAGACATAAACCCGCAGAAATTGTGATTGTTGATGGTGAAGGTGTTGAAGATGCTGAAAAGATTATATCTGCGCTGAATTCAAAAATCACCAATCCTCCTGTGGTTAAAAATGTAAAATTGGATCGCAAAAAAAATCTCCCATCCGAATCTCCATGGATGGAGGAGAAATTTGGTTTCCTTGAAGATGAAGCTCGTCAGCTCTACGCTCTCGCTTTGCTTTATACCAAACCAATTGTTCTTGTTCCGGAGCTTGGGGCAGATTACTACACTGTCCATCCCCTGCAGGATGTAATTCCTGATGAAAGATTTGTAGAAATCATTAACCGCATAGTTGTAAGTGAAAAACTTAAAAGTGGTGTAAACATTAAAGAGATTGCTGGTTCACCGCTCTCACAGTTAAAACCAGTCTCAGATGATCATCTGCAGTTAATAAAGGATTCATATGCAGAGGGAAAAGTGGCATCGAAGACAGATCTGCAGAGCATTAAAGGTATAGATGAAACAGTATTCAGGAATATCGCCGGTTTCATAATAATACCTTCGGCAGAAAATCCCTTAGACCGTTCTACCGTCCATCCCGAATATTTCTCCCTTGTTGCAGAACTAAGTGATCAGATGAACATCTCTATAGATACTATGATCTCTAATCCTGACTCTATCAAGGGATATGATGCGGGAGAAGAGCTTTTGCAGTTCTTTATTGGGAATAAACTGGCATCTCAAATTGCAAATGCTCAGCGTTTCAATGGAACCGGTGTGCAGAAGATTAAACGCAAGCAAAAACTGTCTGAACTTCAGGAAGGTGCTGTCGTTTCAGGGCGTGTCACAAATGTAACGAAGTTCGGTGTTTTCGTAAATATTAATGCAGTGTGTGATGGTCTTGTTCACATCTCACAACTTGCAGATGAGTATGTGGAAACACCTGAGCAGGTTGCATCTGTAGGGGATAAAGTTGATGTGAGAATTTTGAAGGTGGATGTAAAGAAACGCAGGATCTCACTGACTATGAAAAATTTAGGAAAAAAAGCCCCTAAGATCAAACCATCCAAAGGGCAGCTTAATACCCTCGCTGACTTTTTCAAATCACGCTGA
- a CDS encoding Tryptophan synthase beta chain, which translates to MENTKKGYFGRFGGMYAPETLIPALDEVEQSYTTFRTDSTLQEEYSRLLTDFNGRETPLYEAKNLSRMCGGASIYLKREDLNHTGAHKITNALGQALLAKHMGKSRLIAETGAGQHGVATATAAALLGLSCDIYMGTIDMARQKPNVFRMNLLGAKVIPVDSGGMTLKDAVNEALRDWTKSIRDTHYVFGSALGPHPFPTIVKDFQSVIGKETRKQILKKLKRLPDEVIACVGGGSNAIGIFEAFLNDKNVRLTGVEAGGKGIENLDHAARLSNSEYSRPGIFHGAYSYVLQKENGQISDTHSVSAGLDYSGVGPQHSHLFETGRATYTYVTDEEAVKAFKCLSENEGIIPALESSHAIAHVLKCAPQLPNDSVVIVNLSGRGDKDIFSVADYLGEKI; encoded by the coding sequence ATGGAAAATACAAAAAAAGGTTATTTCGGCAGATTCGGTGGAATGTATGCACCCGAGACATTGATACCGGCACTGGATGAAGTTGAGCAGTCCTACACTACATTCAGAACAGACAGCACTCTTCAGGAAGAATACAGCAGACTTCTCACCGATTTCAATGGAAGAGAGACACCTCTTTATGAGGCGAAAAATCTCTCCAGGATGTGTGGCGGAGCTTCTATATACCTGAAACGTGAAGACCTCAACCACACCGGTGCTCATAAGATAACCAATGCTCTTGGGCAGGCTCTCCTGGCCAAACACATGGGGAAAAGTCGCCTTATTGCAGAAACCGGAGCTGGTCAACATGGTGTAGCCACGGCAACTGCAGCCGCTCTGCTTGGCTTGTCGTGCGATATATACATGGGCACAATTGACATGGCCCGTCAGAAACCAAATGTTTTCAGAATGAACCTCCTGGGAGCAAAGGTAATCCCGGTTGACAGCGGTGGGATGACCCTGAAAGATGCAGTAAATGAAGCGCTCAGAGACTGGACAAAAAGCATTAGGGATACTCACTACGTTTTCGGATCCGCTCTTGGTCCTCACCCATTTCCCACTATCGTAAAAGATTTCCAATCGGTAATTGGTAAGGAAACCCGCAAGCAGATACTTAAAAAACTCAAGCGCCTCCCCGACGAAGTAATTGCCTGCGTAGGCGGTGGTTCAAATGCGATTGGAATTTTCGAAGCATTTTTAAACGATAAAAATGTCCGTCTCACAGGTGTTGAAGCTGGGGGCAAGGGGATAGAAAATCTTGATCATGCAGCAAGACTTTCCAACTCTGAATACTCCAGACCTGGAATTTTCCATGGAGCCTATTCATACGTGCTCCAAAAGGAAAATGGCCAGATCTCCGATACTCACTCTGTTTCAGCCGGTTTGGATTACAGCGGTGTAGGTCCTCAGCACTCACATCTTTTTGAAACCGGACGAGCAACCTACACCTACGTTACAGATGAAGAGGCTGTTAAAGCATTCAAATGCCTCAGTGAGAATGAGGGTATCATACCAGCGCTCGAGTCATCACACGCAATTGCACACGTCTTGAAATGCGCTCCGCAACTTCCCAATGATTCTGTTGTGATAGTTAATCTCTCCGGCAGAGGGGATAAAGACATCTTTTCTGTAGCAGACTACCTTGGAGAGAAAATATGA
- a CDS encoding ErfK/YbiS/YcfS/YnhG family protein: MSIHHRKNHLKEVFSSLFPSLPNRYIDIDIEKQVLYYVSFDSEPLTFPVSTSKFGIGSEENSFKTPLGVHFICEKIGADYPSGTVFKSRKATGQIWRNDFDQENMILSRILRLKGLEPGKNAGAGIDSYQRFIYIHGTNREKQIGTPNSHGCVCMRNNDIIELFNLVEEGTIVNIS; encoded by the coding sequence ATGTCGATACATCACAGAAAAAATCACCTCAAAGAAGTTTTCAGCTCCCTTTTTCCCTCACTACCCAATCGGTACATCGATATAGACATAGAAAAGCAAGTGTTGTATTATGTAAGCTTCGATTCAGAGCCTCTTACTTTCCCGGTCTCAACCTCAAAGTTTGGCATTGGCAGCGAGGAAAATTCATTCAAAACCCCCCTGGGAGTTCATTTTATCTGTGAAAAAATTGGTGCAGATTACCCCTCCGGAACAGTTTTTAAAAGCCGAAAAGCCACGGGGCAAATTTGGCGCAATGATTTTGACCAGGAGAATATGATTCTTAGCAGAATTCTTCGTTTAAAGGGATTGGAGCCTGGCAAAAATGCCGGCGCGGGCATAGATTCCTACCAACGTTTTATCTATATCCATGGAACTAACCGGGAAAAACAGATCGGCACACCCAACTCTCACGGTTGCGTGTGCATGAGAAACAATGACATCATTGAGCTTTTTAACCTTGTGGAGGAGGGAACCATTGTCAACATCTCTTAA
- a CDS encoding Aspartate 1-decarboxylase: MYRMFLNSKIRDVRITGVNLHYEGSITIDENYLEKSGILPNEEVHVLNVNTGTRLTTYVIKGERGSGAVELNGPAARLGMVGDNIMIISYAMLSPEEIADHKPVIININK, from the coding sequence ATGTACAGGATGTTTCTTAACAGCAAAATCAGAGATGTGCGCATTACAGGAGTTAACCTGCATTATGAAGGCAGTATCACAATCGATGAAAATTACCTGGAAAAATCAGGTATCCTGCCCAATGAAGAAGTTCACGTTTTAAATGTCAATACTGGTACCAGGCTTACTACTTATGTCATAAAAGGCGAAAGGGGATCGGGAGCTGTTGAACTTAACGGACCAGCGGCACGCCTTGGTATGGTCGGAGATAACATTATGATTATCTCTTATGCTATGCTTTCCCCGGAAGAAATTGCTGACCATAAGCCCGTGATTATAAATATCAATAAGTAA
- a CDS encoding Tryptophan synthase alpha chain, whose protein sequence is MNRYTQVFSKLKKRNEIAFVPFAVAGDPDPDLSLDILLSYVEGGADILEIGFPFSDPIADGPVNQRASQRSIQGGMDYSRFFSIVKKLRQKSDIPIGLLLYANSIHYLGYEKFCKEASEAGIDSMLVVDMPPEESSELSKTMTKYNIGKVFIVSELTPAKRMKYICSNVDSFVYIVSRLGATGADTVFSSSIDMTIKKLRSETDKPLLAGFGISTPEHVRSIATAGADGAIVGSALVRIVEESVKKGENPCALIKEAVAAYKTGTLLNQRVL, encoded by the coding sequence ATGAACAGATATACCCAAGTATTTAGTAAGCTGAAAAAAAGAAATGAAATAGCCTTTGTTCCTTTTGCCGTTGCCGGCGATCCCGATCCCGATCTGTCTTTGGATATTTTGCTTTCATACGTTGAGGGCGGTGCTGATATACTGGAAATTGGGTTTCCTTTTTCTGACCCCATCGCGGATGGCCCGGTAAACCAACGGGCCTCTCAGAGATCTATCCAAGGAGGAATGGATTACTCCCGCTTCTTTTCGATTGTAAAAAAACTCCGCCAGAAATCTGACATCCCGATAGGTTTGCTTTTATATGCAAACAGTATTCACTATCTGGGGTATGAGAAGTTCTGCAAAGAGGCGTCGGAAGCGGGGATCGACAGTATGCTGGTTGTTGATATGCCGCCTGAGGAGTCTTCAGAACTCAGCAAAACTATGACTAAATACAATATAGGTAAAGTGTTTATTGTAAGTGAGCTCACACCCGCCAAGCGTATGAAATACATTTGCAGCAATGTCGATTCCTTTGTATATATTGTAAGCAGATTAGGGGCAACGGGTGCGGATACTGTATTCAGCAGCTCCATTGACATGACAATTAAAAAGCTCCGTTCAGAAACTGACAAACCCCTGCTGGCAGGGTTTGGTATCTCCACACCCGAACATGTCAGATCGATTGCAACCGCAGGAGCTGATGGCGCTATAGTGGGAAGTGCATTGGTTAGGATAGTTGAGGAATCGGTGAAAAAAGGGGAAAACCCCTGTGCTCTGATTAAAGAAGCAGTGGCAGCATACAAAACGGGCACACTACTTAACCAGAGGGTATTATGA